One genomic segment of Arthrobacter sp. zg-Y1110 includes these proteins:
- the nudC gene encoding NAD(+) diphosphatase encodes MSIPAPAAEATPLGLLPLARTAVDRGSERRVAPDLFETIRADVGTRVMYLASGRTLVRDGALVLFEPPAAGFGDVPVYLGRTLEDAQVPLGTDVVLVTLPEPDEALAVDGAAWVSLREAATHLGALDAGLFVEAASIANWHSVHTHCPRCGARTVPEQGGWVRRCPEDGSSHFPRTDPAIIVAVIDEHDRILLGSAAAWAGNRYSTLAGFVEPGESLEAAVIREVAEESNVVVHSPQYLGSQPWPFPCSLMLGFTARAQNADAKADGVEMSDVRWFSRTELTDAVASGEITIAGPISIARNLIERWYGGTITEPEANARA; translated from the coding sequence ATGAGTATCCCGGCACCGGCAGCAGAAGCAACTCCATTGGGTTTATTACCGCTGGCGCGCACGGCCGTGGACCGGGGCTCCGAGCGCCGCGTGGCACCGGATCTCTTCGAAACCATCCGTGCCGACGTCGGAACCCGGGTCATGTACCTGGCTTCGGGCCGCACCCTCGTCCGCGACGGCGCCCTGGTGCTCTTTGAACCGCCTGCGGCGGGCTTTGGCGACGTTCCCGTCTATCTGGGCCGGACGCTTGAAGATGCGCAGGTGCCGCTGGGAACCGACGTCGTGCTGGTGACCCTGCCCGAACCTGATGAAGCGCTCGCCGTGGACGGCGCCGCCTGGGTGAGCCTGCGTGAAGCCGCAACCCATCTGGGTGCCTTGGACGCAGGGCTGTTCGTCGAGGCAGCTTCCATCGCCAACTGGCACTCCGTGCACACCCACTGCCCCCGCTGCGGTGCACGGACTGTTCCGGAGCAGGGCGGCTGGGTCCGCCGCTGTCCCGAGGACGGCAGCTCACACTTCCCGCGCACCGACCCCGCCATCATCGTTGCCGTTATTGACGAGCACGACCGTATCCTGCTTGGCTCGGCAGCTGCCTGGGCGGGGAACCGGTATTCCACCCTGGCCGGATTCGTTGAGCCCGGGGAATCGCTGGAGGCCGCCGTCATCCGCGAGGTGGCTGAAGAGTCCAACGTGGTTGTCCACAGCCCGCAGTACCTCGGTTCGCAGCCGTGGCCGTTCCCGTGTTCACTCATGCTGGGCTTCACCGCCCGCGCACAGAACGCGGATGCGAAGGCCGACGGCGTCGAAATGTCCGATGTCCGCTGGTTCAGCCGGACGGAACTCACCGATGCCGTGGCCAGCGGCGAAATCACCATTGCAGGCCCCATATCCATCGCCCGTAACCTGATCGAGCGCTGGTACGGCGGCACCATAACCGAACCGGAGGCCAACGCCCGCGCATGA
- a CDS encoding PDZ domain-containing protein: MRHSHDDSRTAAQGRPGNPVPGESPVPAPQPDGSYSVYPYQGLGAGRPAPAKRSARSRAMIASGALAAILGAAGLLLPAQYVVESPGPTFNTLGSAGDAEIIEIEGRPSYPTEGELDLTTVYVSGGPSTNISIFQAVGGWANNDDVVYPTEFLYAPGTTSDEVDEENAAAMTSSQESAVAAALTQLDIGYTQELTVAAVVEGAPAEGVLEAGDTVVAVNDTRIDGIESLRAVLNDGGGSPAAITVRRDGDEVTESVTPRESDSGTYQLGIELATSFEFPFEVNIGAGMERVGGPSAGMMFALGIVDRLTPEPLTGGRHFAGTGTIDAAGNVGPIGGIRQKLIGASDAGAEYFLAPADNCGEVVGHIPAGLDVVRVSTLDEAIQAVEKLAAGGSAADLPQCTP; this comes from the coding sequence TTGCGCCACTCTCATGACGACAGCAGGACCGCGGCGCAGGGCCGGCCGGGTAATCCCGTGCCCGGGGAGTCTCCCGTCCCGGCCCCGCAGCCGGACGGCAGCTACTCCGTTTATCCGTACCAGGGCCTGGGCGCGGGCCGCCCCGCACCGGCGAAACGCTCCGCCCGTTCCCGGGCGATGATTGCTTCCGGTGCGCTTGCCGCCATCCTCGGCGCCGCCGGCCTGCTGCTGCCCGCCCAGTACGTGGTGGAGTCTCCGGGACCTACGTTCAATACGCTGGGAAGCGCCGGCGATGCAGAAATCATCGAGATCGAGGGGCGCCCGAGCTATCCCACGGAGGGCGAGCTGGACCTGACCACGGTCTACGTTTCCGGCGGCCCGAGCACCAACATCAGCATCTTCCAGGCCGTGGGGGGCTGGGCGAACAATGACGACGTCGTCTATCCCACCGAATTCCTCTACGCGCCGGGAACCACCAGCGACGAGGTGGATGAGGAAAACGCCGCCGCCATGACGTCGTCCCAGGAATCCGCCGTCGCCGCAGCCCTGACCCAGCTGGATATCGGCTATACGCAGGAACTTACCGTGGCAGCCGTGGTTGAGGGGGCGCCGGCCGAAGGCGTGCTGGAGGCCGGAGACACCGTGGTTGCAGTGAATGACACCCGGATCGACGGCATCGAGAGCCTGCGCGCGGTCCTGAACGACGGCGGCGGCTCGCCTGCGGCAATCACGGTACGGCGGGACGGGGACGAAGTAACCGAATCCGTGACGCCGCGGGAATCCGATTCCGGTACCTATCAGCTCGGCATCGAACTGGCGACCTCCTTCGAGTTCCCTTTCGAGGTCAACATCGGTGCAGGAATGGAACGTGTAGGCGGTCCGTCCGCGGGGATGATGTTCGCCCTGGGGATCGTGGACCGGCTCACCCCGGAACCGTTGACCGGCGGCAGGCACTTCGCCGGAACCGGGACCATCGACGCGGCCGGGAATGTTGGCCCCATCGGCGGGATCCGGCAAAAACTGATCGGGGCGTCCGACGCCGGTGCCGAGTATTTCCTGGCCCCCGCCGACAACTGCGGCGAGGTCGTCGGCCATATTCCGGCAGGCCTGGACGTGGTGCGGGTTTCCACCCTGGACGAGGCCATCCAGGCGGTAGAAAAGCTCGCCGCCGGCGGGAGTGCGGCGGACCTGCCACAGTGCACCCCCTAG
- a CDS encoding ATP-dependent DNA helicase UvrD2, whose product MSSESPEARILAGLDDEQRAVATTLTGPLCVLAGAGTGKTRAITHRMAYGVATGVYKPQQVLAVTFTARAAAEMRTRLRDLGAGGVQARTFHAAALKQLQYFWPHTVGGAMPGLLDHKAQIIAEAARRLRLSTDRAAIRDVAAEIEWAKVSMLTPDSYVRAAGDREPPAGFDLTAISRIFQSYEDVKVDRNIIDFEDVLLIMVGILQEDERVAAMVRDQYRHFVVDEYQDVSPLQQRLLDLWLGARNELCVVGDSSQTIYSFTGATPRHLLDFTKRFPGADVIKLVRDYRSTPQVVGLANRILAARTAEGERNRTAPAWPTPLELVAQRPAGPEPTFTECADDEAEAAHVASSIKALIEQGVQASEIAVLFRTNGQSQAYEQALASAGIGYQLRGGERFFARREVRDAVLQLRAASRSVGNEPVPQMVRDILASLGYTSEAPTGGGATRERWESLAALVALAEELQVTRTRDPDSIFTMQDFVAELEERAAAQHAPRVQGVTLASLHSAKGLEWDAVFLVGLSEGLMPISFADTPEAVDEERRLLYVGITRAREHLALSWSTARTPGGRANRKPSRFLDGLRPRTERDAGRTAGPAKQARRKVTGPAKCRSCGALLNTGAERKVGRCGDCPVTYEEATFDALREWRREAAAEAGIPAFVVFTDATLVAIAEDRPPSLNRLATLPGVGPSKLERYGEAVLKVLEESAGA is encoded by the coding sequence ATGAGCAGTGAATCACCAGAAGCACGAATCCTTGCAGGGCTCGACGACGAGCAGCGGGCAGTAGCCACCACCCTCACCGGCCCCCTCTGCGTCCTGGCAGGTGCCGGTACCGGTAAGACCCGTGCCATCACGCACCGGATGGCCTACGGCGTGGCCACCGGCGTCTACAAGCCGCAGCAGGTGCTCGCGGTTACCTTCACGGCGCGGGCCGCAGCGGAAATGCGCACCAGGCTCCGGGACCTCGGGGCCGGCGGCGTCCAGGCACGGACCTTCCACGCTGCCGCGCTGAAGCAGCTGCAGTACTTCTGGCCGCATACCGTCGGCGGAGCGATGCCCGGCCTGCTGGACCACAAGGCCCAGATCATCGCGGAAGCTGCGCGGCGCCTGAGGCTGTCCACCGACCGGGCCGCCATCCGCGACGTTGCCGCGGAAATCGAATGGGCGAAGGTTTCCATGCTTACGCCGGACAGCTACGTGCGGGCCGCCGGTGACCGGGAACCCCCGGCAGGGTTTGACCTGACGGCCATTTCGCGGATCTTCCAGTCCTACGAGGACGTAAAAGTGGACCGCAACATCATCGACTTCGAAGACGTCCTGCTGATCATGGTGGGAATCCTCCAGGAAGACGAGCGGGTGGCAGCCATGGTGCGGGACCAGTACCGGCACTTCGTGGTGGACGAGTACCAGGACGTTTCACCGCTGCAGCAGCGGCTCTTGGACCTGTGGCTGGGCGCCCGCAACGAACTCTGCGTGGTGGGCGATTCCAGCCAGACCATCTACTCCTTCACCGGCGCCACCCCGCGGCACCTGCTGGACTTCACCAAGCGGTTCCCCGGCGCCGACGTCATCAAGCTGGTCCGCGATTACCGCTCCACGCCGCAGGTGGTCGGCCTGGCGAACCGGATCCTCGCAGCCCGCACGGCCGAGGGGGAGCGGAACCGGACGGCACCGGCCTGGCCCACGCCGCTGGAGCTGGTGGCGCAGCGGCCGGCCGGCCCGGAGCCGACCTTTACCGAATGCGCCGACGACGAAGCAGAAGCCGCGCACGTGGCCTCCTCCATCAAGGCACTGATCGAACAGGGGGTCCAGGCCAGCGAGATCGCCGTCCTCTTCCGTACCAACGGACAGTCGCAGGCCTATGAGCAGGCGCTGGCGTCAGCGGGTATCGGTTACCAGCTGCGCGGCGGCGAGCGGTTCTTCGCCCGCCGCGAGGTCCGCGACGCGGTGCTGCAGCTCCGTGCGGCGTCCCGGTCCGTGGGCAACGAGCCCGTGCCCCAGATGGTGCGGGACATCCTGGCTTCCCTGGGCTACACGTCCGAGGCGCCGACAGGGGGCGGCGCCACGCGGGAACGCTGGGAATCCCTGGCGGCGCTCGTGGCGCTCGCCGAAGAGCTGCAGGTCACCCGGACCCGTGACCCGGACAGCATCTTCACCATGCAGGACTTCGTGGCGGAACTGGAGGAACGTGCCGCGGCACAGCACGCACCCCGCGTCCAGGGGGTAACCCTGGCGTCCCTGCACTCGGCCAAGGGTCTGGAGTGGGATGCGGTGTTCCTGGTAGGACTGAGCGAAGGCCTGATGCCCATTTCCTTTGCCGACACCCCCGAAGCCGTCGACGAGGAACGTCGGCTGCTCTACGTGGGCATTACCCGTGCCCGGGAACACCTGGCGCTGTCCTGGTCCACGGCCCGGACACCGGGCGGGCGTGCCAACCGGAAACCGTCACGGTTCCTGGACGGACTGCGTCCCCGGACGGAGCGGGACGCCGGACGGACGGCCGGACCGGCCAAGCAGGCCCGGCGCAAGGTCACCGGGCCGGCGAAGTGCCGCAGCTGCGGTGCCCTGCTGAATACCGGCGCCGAACGCAAAGTCGGGCGCTGCGGGGACTGCCCGGTGACCTATGAGGAAGCGACCTTCGACGCGCTGCGGGAATGGCGCCGTGAAGCGGCCGCCGAAGCAGGTATTCCGGCGTTTGTGGTGTTCACGGATGCCACCCTGGTCGCCATCGCGGAAGACCGGCCGCCGTCACTGAACCGGCTGGCCACCCTGCCCGGCGTCGGGCCGTCGAAACTGGAACGCTACGGCGAGGCGGTACTGAAGGTGCTCGAGGAAAGCGCCGGAGCCTAG
- a CDS encoding UPF0182 family protein has product MTSGPNGPFSRPGTATAVGRRRRRSPLIATLIVVAVLVIGFVYFSQVYANVLWYNQLGYLEVFVKENLTRISMFLAAFLVMAAGVFTSIRVAYTSRPIYAPDSALQDNLNRYQAQLEPIRKLLMIGIPIVVGGFAGTAAMSMWQQALLFFNRRDFGQTDPQFNMDYSFYLNTLPFIGFLVGFLISVVVIAGIAGLMTHYLYGGIRLEEKGVFVSRPARLHLAIIAAAFLILQGINFWLDRYDTLLSTSGTWTGALYTDVEAVIPTKAILAVASVIVAVLFILSAVIGRWRLPIIGTAMLIITAIVAGGVYPWIVQRYQVQPSELSLEREYIQRNIDLTREAYGLTDTEVIPYDATVNANAGALEQDAGTTANIRLLDPNVVSDAFGQLQQFRQYYQFPQTLNVDRYEIDGEVQDTVIAVRELNVGGVPAGWVNEHILYTHGYGVVAARGSTVGADGKPSFMESGIPSTGVLTDGGEYEPRIYFGENSPQYSVVGAPEGTPPVEIDRPQTGNSEEESQTTFSGEGGPSVGNFFNQLVYAIKFQSTELLLADAINEESQILYDRDPRERVEKVAPYLTVDSNAYPAVIDGRVKWIVDGYTTSKYFPYSTQQELQDATTDSLTPGAAALPQEQVNYIRNAVKATVDAYDGSVELYAWDDEDPLLKSWQSVFPSTLKKYSDMSADLMAHVRYPEDQFKVQRELLGKYHVTDPDSFYKNDDAWSVPADPTGGNGSVKQPPYYLSLQMPGQDEATFSLTTPFIPFVSEGGDPRNVLYGFLSAEADAGTGEAGVRSEDYGKLRLLALPTDTAVPGPGQAQNTFNSDPTVSNALNLLRQGASEVINGNLLTLPVGDGILYVQPVYVQSSGEASYPTLQRVLVNFGEKVGFAPTLEEALDQIFGGDSGASTGDAGNVGATPPTAEGGGDVTAQSELATALSDAGQAIQDGQAALGRGDFAAYGESQARLQDAIARATAAQERMEGAAGGDATEAPADGATAPAEDSDGGN; this is encoded by the coding sequence GTGACTTCCGGACCAAACGGCCCATTTTCCCGACCCGGTACGGCCACGGCCGTCGGCAGGCGACGGCGGCGCAGCCCGCTGATCGCAACGCTGATCGTAGTTGCCGTCCTGGTCATTGGCTTTGTGTACTTTTCCCAGGTTTACGCGAACGTCCTGTGGTACAACCAGCTGGGGTATCTGGAAGTCTTCGTCAAGGAGAACCTGACCCGTATCTCCATGTTCCTTGCAGCCTTCCTCGTGATGGCAGCCGGAGTGTTCACCAGTATCCGGGTGGCCTACACGTCGCGGCCGATCTATGCGCCGGACAGTGCACTCCAGGACAACCTCAACCGGTACCAGGCCCAGCTTGAGCCCATCCGCAAGCTGCTGATGATCGGTATTCCGATCGTGGTCGGCGGCTTCGCCGGCACGGCCGCCATGTCCATGTGGCAGCAGGCCCTGCTCTTCTTCAACCGGCGCGATTTCGGACAGACAGATCCGCAGTTCAACATGGACTACAGCTTCTACCTGAACACGCTGCCCTTCATCGGGTTCCTGGTGGGCTTCCTGATCAGCGTCGTCGTCATTGCCGGTATTGCCGGCCTGATGACCCACTACCTTTACGGCGGCATCCGGCTGGAGGAGAAGGGCGTGTTCGTCAGCCGCCCGGCCCGCCTGCACCTGGCCATCATCGCCGCAGCGTTCCTCATCCTGCAGGGCATCAACTTCTGGCTCGACCGCTACGACACCCTGCTGAGCACCTCGGGAACCTGGACCGGCGCCCTCTACACCGACGTCGAGGCCGTCATCCCGACCAAGGCGATCCTGGCTGTTGCCTCGGTCATCGTTGCCGTCCTGTTTATCCTTTCCGCCGTCATCGGCCGCTGGCGCCTGCCGATTATCGGCACCGCAATGCTGATCATCACGGCCATCGTGGCCGGCGGCGTCTACCCCTGGATTGTCCAGCGCTACCAGGTGCAGCCTTCGGAACTGAGCCTCGAGCGCGAATACATCCAGCGCAACATCGACCTCACGCGGGAGGCCTACGGCCTGACCGACACCGAGGTCATCCCGTACGACGCCACGGTGAACGCCAACGCCGGAGCCCTTGAACAGGACGCCGGCACCACGGCCAACATCCGCCTCCTGGACCCGAATGTCGTCTCCGACGCGTTCGGCCAGCTGCAGCAGTTCCGCCAGTACTACCAGTTCCCGCAAACCCTGAACGTGGACCGCTACGAGATCGACGGCGAAGTCCAGGACACGGTCATCGCTGTCCGCGAGCTGAACGTCGGCGGCGTGCCCGCAGGCTGGGTCAACGAACACATCCTCTACACCCACGGCTACGGCGTGGTGGCGGCGCGCGGTTCAACGGTCGGGGCGGACGGCAAGCCCAGCTTCATGGAGTCCGGCATTCCCTCCACCGGTGTGCTCACCGACGGCGGCGAGTACGAGCCGCGGATCTACTTCGGCGAAAACTCTCCGCAGTACTCGGTGGTCGGCGCACCGGAGGGCACCCCGCCGGTGGAAATCGACCGCCCGCAGACGGGCAACTCGGAAGAGGAATCGCAGACCACCTTCAGCGGCGAGGGCGGCCCGAGCGTCGGGAACTTCTTCAACCAGCTGGTCTACGCGATCAAGTTCCAGTCCACCGAACTGCTGCTCGCGGACGCGATCAACGAGGAATCCCAGATCCTCTATGACCGCGACCCCCGCGAGCGGGTGGAAAAGGTTGCGCCGTACCTGACCGTGGATTCCAACGCGTACCCCGCTGTCATTGACGGCCGGGTGAAGTGGATCGTGGACGGCTACACCACGAGCAAGTACTTCCCCTACTCCACGCAGCAGGAGCTGCAGGATGCAACCACGGACTCGCTGACTCCGGGCGCTGCCGCGCTGCCGCAGGAACAGGTGAACTACATCCGCAACGCAGTGAAGGCCACGGTTGATGCCTACGACGGTTCCGTCGAGTTGTATGCCTGGGACGATGAGGATCCGCTGCTGAAGTCCTGGCAGAGCGTCTTCCCCTCCACCCTGAAAAAGTACAGCGACATGTCCGCTGACCTGATGGCGCACGTGCGTTACCCGGAAGACCAGTTCAAGGTCCAGCGTGAACTGCTCGGCAAGTACCACGTCACCGATCCGGATTCCTTCTACAAGAACGACGACGCCTGGAGCGTTCCGGCCGATCCCACGGGCGGCAACGGCAGCGTCAAGCAGCCTCCGTACTACCTGTCGCTGCAGATGCCGGGCCAGGATGAAGCGACCTTCTCGCTGACGACGCCGTTCATTCCGTTCGTGAGCGAAGGCGGCGACCCCCGCAACGTGCTCTACGGTTTCCTCTCCGCTGAGGCAGACGCCGGCACCGGGGAAGCGGGTGTCAGGAGCGAGGACTACGGCAAGCTTCGGCTGCTGGCCCTGCCCACGGATACGGCTGTTCCCGGGCCGGGCCAGGCGCAGAACACCTTCAACTCCGACCCCACCGTCTCGAACGCGTTGAACCTCCTGCGCCAGGGTGCTTCGGAAGTCATCAACGGCAACCTGCTGACCTTGCCGGTCGGTGACGGCATCCTGTACGTGCAGCCCGTGTACGTCCAGTCCTCGGGTGAGGCCTCATATCCGACGCTGCAGCGGGTGCTGGTGAACTTCGGCGAGAAGGTGGGCTTCGCACCCACCCTGGAAGAAGCCCTGGACCAGATCTTCGGCGGAGACTCCGGTGCGTCCACGGGAGATGCCGGCAACGTCGGGGCTACGCCTCCGACAGCGGAAGGCGGCGGCGACGTGACCGCCCAGTCCGAACTGGCTACGGCGCTTTCCGATGCGGGGCAGGCCATCCAGGACGGCCAGGCTGCCCTTGGCCGCGGTGACTTTGCCGCCTACGGCGAGTCCCAG
- a CDS encoding zinc-dependent metalloprotease: protein MSSNPSDRGDNPQDPLSEMLARLFGAGGAGGMDPTELAKAAGLPSDPNAMAMIFQQVQAMFSASSDGPVNWQLAKDNARRVAATGSDPSTGPTAAREVDEALHLAELWLDPATDFASTASLGRAWSRVEWVEATMDSWRRLTEPVAVSISEALSNAITTQMPEEMKSMMGGASSMLANMGGAMFGIQLGQAVGALSKEVVSSTDVGLPLAAGTMALLPANVAAFGEGLDIPEAEIRLYLAVREAAHARLFAQAPWLASHLFGTIESYARGIHIDMSKIEEAAREIDPANPESIQAALSGGVFQPQRTPAQDAALERLETALALVEGWVDEVTAAATANLPSAGALREMIRRRRASGGPAEHTFASLVGLELRPRRLRDAAALWAHLTEERGIEGRDAIWQHPDLLPTSEDLDDPKGFSRRRELLEAADSDVDAALKRLLDGGFDTPADESGPEEEGSGETATDAPAAGNTDGGSDSGSDKTDGGSDKADGDDGKPGAS, encoded by the coding sequence ATGAGTTCCAATCCATCCGACCGCGGGGACAACCCGCAGGATCCGCTGTCCGAAATGCTCGCGCGCCTGTTCGGCGCCGGCGGGGCGGGCGGCATGGATCCCACCGAGCTGGCAAAGGCGGCCGGGCTGCCCTCGGACCCCAACGCCATGGCCATGATTTTCCAGCAGGTCCAGGCCATGTTCAGCGCTTCTTCGGACGGTCCGGTGAACTGGCAGCTGGCCAAGGACAACGCCCGGCGGGTGGCAGCAACCGGCAGCGACCCTTCCACTGGCCCGACGGCGGCCCGCGAGGTTGACGAGGCACTGCACCTGGCCGAACTCTGGCTGGACCCGGCCACCGATTTCGCGTCCACCGCCAGCCTTGGCCGCGCCTGGTCGCGGGTGGAGTGGGTTGAAGCCACGATGGATTCCTGGCGCCGCCTGACCGAACCGGTGGCGGTGAGCATTTCTGAAGCCCTGTCCAATGCCATCACCACGCAGATGCCCGAAGAAATGAAGTCCATGATGGGCGGGGCGTCCTCCATGCTCGCCAACATGGGCGGCGCAATGTTCGGCATCCAGCTCGGCCAGGCCGTAGGGGCGCTGTCCAAGGAAGTGGTGAGCTCCACCGACGTCGGCCTGCCCCTCGCGGCCGGAACCATGGCACTGCTGCCCGCCAACGTTGCAGCCTTCGGCGAAGGCCTGGATATCCCGGAAGCGGAAATCCGCCTGTACCTTGCCGTCCGGGAAGCAGCGCATGCCCGCCTCTTCGCACAGGCACCGTGGTTGGCGTCCCACCTCTTCGGCACCATCGAAAGCTATGCCCGCGGCATCCACATCGACATGTCAAAGATCGAGGAAGCCGCCCGGGAGATCGACCCGGCCAATCCCGAGTCCATCCAGGCTGCCCTGTCCGGCGGAGTCTTCCAGCCCCAGCGCACGCCGGCCCAGGATGCCGCCCTTGAACGGCTGGAGACCGCCCTGGCCCTGGTGGAAGGCTGGGTGGACGAGGTCACGGCCGCTGCCACCGCGAACCTGCCCTCGGCGGGGGCCCTTCGGGAAATGATCCGCCGGCGTCGTGCCAGCGGTGGTCCCGCTGAGCACACATTCGCTTCCCTGGTGGGCCTGGAGCTGCGGCCGCGGCGCCTGCGCGATGCCGCTGCACTCTGGGCGCATCTCACGGAGGAACGCGGCATTGAGGGCCGCGATGCCATCTGGCAGCACCCGGATCTCCTGCCGACCTCCGAGGACCTCGATGATCCCAAGGGCTTCAGCCGGCGGCGTGAACTTCTCGAGGCGGCCGACTCCGACGTTGATGCCGCCCTGAAGCGCCTCCTCGACGGCGGATTCGACACGCCTGCCGACGAATCCGGCCCTGAAGAAGAGGGTTCCGGGGAAACTGCAACGGATGCGCCGGCAGCCGGAAACACCGACGGCGGCTCGGACAGCGGCTCGGATAAGACCGACGGCGGTTCGGACAAGGCCGACGGCGACGACGGGAAGCCCGGCGCCAGCTAG
- a CDS encoding M48 family metallopeptidase, whose amino-acid sequence MPSPHRTADVSIPATTSTGIPIQVRRSARRKRTVNAVFRDGVALISIPAHFSTAQEAEWVRRMVARLEERSAGVPDPETSESELMLRAAELSRTYLSGRARPQSVRWVSNQNSRWGSATPGRGTIRLSDKLQGMPEWVIDYVLLHELAHLLVPSHGPAFWRLLESYPQTETAKAFLSGAAFASARGLKGEMGED is encoded by the coding sequence ATGCCTTCCCCGCACCGGACCGCCGACGTTTCCATCCCGGCCACCACCAGCACCGGAATACCGATCCAGGTCCGCCGGTCCGCCCGGCGGAAGCGGACGGTCAACGCCGTCTTCCGTGACGGGGTGGCGCTGATTTCGATCCCCGCGCATTTCTCCACTGCACAGGAGGCGGAATGGGTGCGCCGGATGGTCGCGCGGCTGGAAGAGCGCTCGGCCGGTGTGCCGGATCCGGAGACCAGCGAGAGCGAGCTGATGCTGCGTGCCGCGGAACTATCCCGGACCTACCTCTCCGGCCGTGCCCGCCCGCAGTCCGTCCGCTGGGTGAGCAACCAGAACTCGCGCTGGGGATCGGCCACGCCCGGCAGGGGAACCATCCGGCTTTCCGACAAGCTGCAGGGCATGCCCGAATGGGTTATCGACTACGTGCTGCTTCACGAACTCGCACACTTGCTGGTGCCCTCGCACGGACCGGCGTTCTGGCGCCTGCTGGAAAGCTATCCGCAGACGGAGACCGCCAAGGCCTTCCTCTCCGGAGCAGCGTTCGCCAGCGCCCGCGGCCTGAAGGGCGAGATGGGGGAGGACTGA
- a CDS encoding ThiF family adenylyltransferase, with amino-acid sequence MRINPGIHVLEVSPGARQLGIGSGSLLLRNLQDADLAFLAALRQGVPDGAEAATAAGLSLPPDRAASLLQVLGPLLVPQEGTADPIPSLRSERLLPDAQRLSSAYRVNGEESIRRRAAAAVSVDGLGRAGALVARTLASAGIGTLLLTDPGVVSPADVGTAYAMTDIGMNRAAAVKRHLFRIDPTLQVLTMAPGGSRQVPPAVDLAVTVRAVGAGPGRPGRQSELPDGDEGVPRLVLTAQEGGWDIGPLVVPGVTPCLECLDRHRADTDPGWYAAMEALTVDEDKAPGQGHAGTPDSSGPSGEELAGSVLAAGAAAMAALVFLDGINQPAVFSAVLRLRTSDGYPQLRKLDYHPACGCRLQRSSNRVA; translated from the coding sequence ATGCGGATCAATCCTGGAATTCATGTGCTGGAAGTTTCACCGGGAGCCCGGCAACTGGGAATCGGCTCAGGATCCCTGCTGCTGCGCAACCTCCAGGACGCCGACCTCGCTTTCCTGGCGGCGCTGCGTCAAGGCGTTCCGGACGGTGCCGAAGCGGCCACAGCAGCAGGACTGTCCCTCCCGCCGGACCGCGCAGCGTCGCTCCTGCAGGTCCTGGGCCCGTTGCTTGTACCGCAGGAGGGAACCGCGGACCCCATTCCCTCCCTGCGCTCGGAACGGCTCCTCCCGGACGCACAGCGCCTTTCCTCCGCCTATCGCGTCAACGGTGAGGAATCGATCCGGCGGCGCGCCGCTGCGGCCGTCTCAGTGGATGGATTGGGCCGCGCAGGAGCCCTGGTGGCACGCACCCTTGCCTCCGCAGGCATTGGCACCCTGCTGCTCACCGACCCCGGGGTGGTGAGCCCGGCAGATGTCGGCACGGCCTATGCCATGACCGATATCGGAATGAACCGGGCAGCCGCCGTCAAACGGCACCTGTTCCGGATCGACCCCACCCTTCAGGTGCTGACCATGGCGCCGGGCGGAAGCCGCCAGGTTCCGCCCGCAGTGGATCTGGCGGTGACCGTCCGCGCGGTCGGGGCCGGTCCCGGACGGCCGGGACGGCAGTCGGAGCTGCCGGACGGTGACGAGGGTGTTCCCCGACTGGTACTGACCGCCCAGGAAGGCGGATGGGATATCGGCCCGTTGGTGGTTCCAGGCGTCACGCCCTGCCTGGAATGCCTGGACCGGCACCGGGCAGATACCGATCCCGGGTGGTACGCCGCAATGGAAGCCCTGACGGTGGACGAGGATAAAGCCCCCGGGCAGGGGCATGCGGGCACGCCGGACTCGTCGGGTCCCTCGGGCGAGGAACTTGCCGGGTCGGTCCTGGCCGCCGGAGCGGCGGCCATGGCGGCACTGGTCTTCCTGGATGGAATCAATCAACCGGCGGTGTTCTCCGCAGTCCTGCGGCTGCGGACTTCCGACGGTTACCCGCAGCTGCGGAAACTGGACTACCACCCCGCCTGCGGCTGCCGCCTGCAACGCAGCAGCAACCGGGTGGCGTAG